The following coding sequences lie in one Alicyclobacillus curvatus genomic window:
- a CDS encoding GntR family transcriptional regulator: MKWKLDPGSGVPLYVQLRQQIIQRIVRGEWPAGFQLPTVRQMAVDGRINVNTVSKVYSQVEQEGFIVTHQGKGTFVRDETSWQQNGPAREGHIERFTSLVLEMAETQGISLEELIEALQRHGSS, translated from the coding sequence ATGAAATGGAAGCTCGATCCTGGCAGTGGCGTCCCTCTGTACGTTCAACTTAGGCAACAGATCATTCAACGGATTGTTCGGGGCGAATGGCCGGCCGGGTTTCAGCTCCCTACGGTTCGGCAAATGGCAGTCGATGGTCGCATCAACGTGAACACAGTTAGTAAAGTGTACAGCCAGGTCGAGCAGGAAGGCTTCATCGTAACGCATCAGGGCAAAGGGACATTTGTCCGGGATGAAACATCCTGGCAGCAAAATGGTCCGGCACGTGAGGGCCACATCGAACGATTTACCTCGCTTGTCCTGGAGATGGCTGAGACGCAAGGCATCAGCTTGGAGGAATTGATTGAGGCACTGCAGCGGCACGGGTCATCGTGA
- a CDS encoding slipin family protein, with product MFMSQFEGCDVMNKRQTAGIQKLTFFVFLIIGVGLGTLVAIHQLILGILLGIVLIVVGWLLSSAIQVADQWEKAVVLRLGKFKGLAGPGIFYIIPFIDSVPAWIDQRVITTKFSAEQTLTKDTVPVSVDAVLFWMVWDAEKAALEVTDFMTSVSWAAQTALRDLIGSTMLEDLLSSRGDIDNQLKRLMDKRTEPWGITIQDVQIRDINIPHSLEDAMSRGAQAERERNARAILGQAEQQVAESFVAAAEMYAKHPAALQLRALNILYEGLKEKASMIVVPSALADAANLGSLLGTVAAEKLIDHNLYNGLSEK from the coding sequence ATGTTCATGAGCCAATTCGAGGGGTGTGACGTGATGAACAAGCGTCAAACGGCAGGAATTCAGAAGCTAACGTTCTTTGTATTTCTGATTATCGGGGTCGGTCTTGGCACATTAGTTGCAATCCACCAACTGATTCTTGGTATCTTACTTGGCATCGTGTTGATTGTTGTTGGGTGGCTCCTGTCATCCGCCATTCAGGTTGCGGACCAATGGGAGAAGGCTGTCGTCCTCAGGCTTGGCAAGTTTAAGGGGCTTGCTGGCCCAGGTATCTTTTATATCATTCCATTTATCGACAGTGTCCCTGCGTGGATAGATCAGAGGGTCATTACGACAAAGTTCTCCGCAGAGCAAACCCTCACGAAGGATACAGTACCGGTTAGCGTGGACGCTGTGTTGTTTTGGATGGTCTGGGATGCAGAGAAGGCGGCCCTCGAAGTGACGGATTTCATGACTTCGGTTTCTTGGGCGGCACAGACTGCACTACGAGACCTGATTGGCAGTACCATGTTGGAAGATTTGTTGAGTTCAAGGGGAGACATCGATAACCAGCTGAAAAGACTTATGGACAAACGCACCGAGCCGTGGGGCATCACGATTCAGGACGTGCAAATAAGGGACATCAATATTCCACACAGTCTGGAAGACGCGATGTCGCGGGGGGCACAGGCTGAACGCGAGCGTAACGCCCGTGCAATTCTCGGTCAGGCAGAGCAGCAGGTTGCGGAATCGTTTGTAGCTGCAGCAGAAATGTACGCAAAACACCCGGCTGCCCTGCAGCTCCGTGCACTCAACATCCTCTACGAGGGCCTGAAGGAGAAAGCTTCCATGATTGTCGTGCCAAGTGCATTGGCCGATGCGGCGAATCTCGGAAGCCTACTCGGAACCGTGGCCGCAGAGAAATTGATTGACCACAACCTTTACAACGGTCTTTCAGAGAAATGA
- a CDS encoding cytochrome ubiquinol oxidase subunit I → MWVVWLDRWQFGITTVYHFLFVPLTIGLAFLISIMETLYVVKNDGMYRRMAQFWGKLFLINFAIGVVTGIMQEFQFGMNWSNYSRFVGDVFGAPLAIESLAAFFLESVFIGTWFFGWDKLPKKLHVFSIWMVAVGVSLSAFWILTANAFMQEPVGYVMAGGRAQMSSFGALITNPQIRVEFPHVWLGAVATGSFFVTGVSAYYLLRRREVKLFAQSFRIAVYAGLISSVLVAVVGHAQGQLLVRTQPMKMAASEALWHTSPYHAPWSLVAWIDTAHHTNPIDIEIPYALSILSYNHTYGSVPGIDELQAHYVQQYGPGNYIPSIWVTFWTFRLMVFAGSLMILLALYGAFRGLRDDEWLVKRSTYLRWMPWAIALPFIANTTGWLMTEIGRQPWAVNGLMKTSDGISPTVGAPLVWMSIIGFGVVYLAFAVVDVYLFVKFIRLGPDSEFGPDEMDAKTSVSSI, encoded by the coding sequence ATGTGGGTTGTATGGCTGGATAGGTGGCAGTTTGGGATAACCACGGTGTATCACTTCTTATTTGTACCGTTGACCATCGGCTTGGCTTTCCTCATCAGCATCATGGAGACACTCTATGTCGTGAAAAATGACGGCATGTACCGACGGATGGCCCAGTTTTGGGGCAAGCTGTTTCTTATCAACTTTGCCATTGGTGTGGTTACCGGTATTATGCAGGAGTTTCAATTTGGGATGAACTGGTCGAATTACTCGCGATTCGTTGGCGACGTGTTCGGAGCCCCACTTGCCATTGAGTCGTTAGCGGCGTTTTTCCTTGAATCGGTGTTTATCGGAACCTGGTTTTTTGGCTGGGACAAGTTGCCCAAAAAACTCCATGTGTTTTCAATTTGGATGGTCGCCGTCGGAGTCAGCTTGTCAGCCTTCTGGATACTGACTGCGAACGCGTTTATGCAGGAGCCGGTCGGGTATGTTATGGCCGGTGGTCGTGCACAGATGAGCAGCTTTGGCGCGCTCATCACCAATCCTCAGATTCGTGTTGAGTTCCCCCATGTTTGGCTCGGTGCGGTTGCGACTGGCTCCTTCTTTGTGACGGGAGTCAGTGCCTATTACCTATTACGTCGCCGCGAGGTAAAGCTGTTTGCCCAGTCGTTTCGCATTGCGGTGTACGCTGGCCTCATTTCAAGCGTACTGGTTGCGGTTGTCGGGCATGCGCAGGGGCAGCTTCTCGTTCGCACTCAGCCAATGAAAATGGCTGCTTCGGAGGCGCTGTGGCACACCAGCCCTTACCACGCTCCGTGGTCACTTGTCGCCTGGATAGACACTGCGCATCACACAAATCCGATTGACATCGAGATTCCGTACGCGCTCAGTATCTTGTCGTACAACCATACCTACGGTTCTGTACCAGGAATTGACGAGCTGCAGGCTCACTACGTTCAACAATACGGTCCTGGCAATTACATTCCGTCGATTTGGGTGACATTTTGGACATTTCGACTGATGGTGTTTGCTGGCAGCCTCATGATCTTGCTCGCCCTCTACGGTGCATTTCGCGGTCTTCGGGACGATGAATGGCTTGTCAAGCGCAGTACATATCTGCGGTGGATGCCGTGGGCCATTGCCCTACCGTTCATTGCAAACACAACAGGCTGGCTAATGACGGAAATCGGCAGGCAACCGTGGGCCGTGAATGGCCTAATGAAGACCAGTGACGGCATATCACCGACTGTTGGCGCACCTTTAGTTTGGATGAGCATCATCGGCTTTGGGGTCGTGTATCTGGCCTTCGCTGTGGTGGATGTATACCTGTTTGTAAAATTCATCCGCCTAGGTCCAGACTCTGAGTTCGGCCCGGATGAAATGGATGCAAAAACATCGGTTTCCAGCATTTGA
- the cydB gene encoding cytochrome d ubiquinol oxidase subunit II — protein sequence MSLNAIWFIIIAVLFTGFFVLEGFDFGVGILVPFLGKTDEERRLLVNSIGPFWDANEVWFISAGASMFAAFPNWYATLFSGFYVALFVLLLALMARGVAFEFRSKLSHATWRRFWDYAACIGSLLPPVLWGVALSNLMKGVPIDAHMNYVGTFWNLISPFTVLGGVAMALLCLLHGALFLTLRMSGALRSRARAAAKKIGVWTTIAMFLFVIYSYFETDLFQKVGLDPGSLPVLAGMALLSVPFLIYTEHDGWAFLLSALTIVCSTATVFYDLFPRVMISSLNPDWNLTIYNAASGHYSLTVMTIVALSILPLVLIYQAWTYWVFRRRLKPGGHLEY from the coding sequence ATGAGCCTAAACGCCATTTGGTTTATTATCATTGCGGTTTTGTTTACCGGGTTCTTTGTATTAGAGGGATTTGATTTTGGCGTCGGTATTCTGGTTCCGTTTTTGGGTAAGACGGATGAGGAGAGAAGACTCCTTGTCAACAGCATCGGTCCGTTTTGGGACGCCAATGAAGTCTGGTTTATTTCAGCAGGTGCATCCATGTTTGCCGCATTCCCAAATTGGTACGCGACGCTGTTTAGCGGCTTTTATGTCGCGCTATTCGTCCTTCTCCTAGCCCTCATGGCAAGAGGGGTCGCTTTTGAGTTCCGCAGTAAGTTAAGTCATGCAACGTGGCGGAGGTTTTGGGACTACGCTGCCTGCATTGGCAGCCTCCTGCCGCCTGTTCTATGGGGCGTGGCCCTTTCGAATCTGATGAAGGGCGTGCCGATTGATGCTCATATGAACTATGTGGGTACCTTTTGGAATTTGATAAGTCCGTTTACTGTGCTTGGTGGGGTCGCAATGGCGCTGCTTTGTCTACTGCACGGGGCCCTGTTCCTGACCTTGCGGATGTCCGGAGCGCTTCGCAGTCGGGCGAGAGCGGCAGCAAAGAAGATTGGGGTATGGACGACCATCGCGATGTTCCTGTTTGTCATTTACAGTTATTTTGAAACAGATTTATTTCAAAAAGTCGGCCTTGACCCTGGGAGTCTCCCGGTTCTCGCCGGCATGGCGCTCTTGTCGGTACCATTTCTCATCTATACAGAGCATGATGGATGGGCTTTCTTACTGAGCGCCTTAACCATTGTGTGTTCGACAGCAACTGTGTTCTATGACCTGTTTCCTCGTGTCATGATTAGCTCTTTAAACCCCGACTGGAACCTCACCATCTACAACGCAGCGAGCGGTCACTACTCGCTGACGGTAATGACTATCGTCGCCCTGAGCATCCTGCCGCTCGTATTGATCTATCAGGCTTGGACGTACTGGGTGTTTCGCCGTCGCTTGAAGCCAGGTGGTCATCTGGAGTACTAG
- a CDS encoding xanthine dehydrogenase family protein molybdopterin-binding subunit, translating to MSRAKGTKAFGLGSLRKDAEEKITGRAIYTDDLPDGDVLHGFIVTSSQAHARIVSVNKSRALATPGVHAVLTGYDCPTLTGDPIADRPILAVNKVRYAGEPVAIVIADELHQAMAAALLVEIEYDLLPVVQSPKVAFAPSTPLVHPHLNRYHWTGEANPKPGTNIATHIRIKKGHADEIWPRCDVTVECHISFPQAHHAAMETRCVIAEILPGGDTVITSATQSPYSIPALIADTFDVPESSVRVHVPFVGGGFGGKSSLYIEPLAVAAAKAVGGRKVKIRCTREQDMMTLPGHIGLESTIRLGATRDGRILVADITYWFDCGGYADRGVIVTRAAAQDCTGPYRIDHVICNAYSMYTNHPPTTSYRGFGHPEQTLVMERAVDELAKKLALDALELRRINAIQPGDTTPTQARLTRSSVGNLPVCLSRLKQLLDWQGPVVEQTASAIRTKGIAAVWKTSSTPPNASSGAVVLVHRDGRVTLVSGVVEIGQGTKTALAQMVAEVFQMRSEAVDVVFEVDTRAHPEHWKTVASRGTLLAGNAAVRAAKDAVRQLARTAAVVIRCNPEDVQIEDGFASCRHRSERIPIGELSHGYVFSDGTSVGRMVVGCGSYTIEGVTSLDFETGEGVPGPEWTIAAQGVEVEYFPKDYTYRVTRAVTVVDAGAVANPQLALGQVKGAMSMGLSLASREGFVYDAMGRVSNPQLRVYPIHRYGDQPMYEVDFVLTPHLSAPFGVRGLGEHGLIGMPAALANALTLATGVQVNQMPMTPELLWRLQGGGRH from the coding sequence ATGTCCCGTGCAAAGGGTACGAAGGCGTTTGGATTAGGTAGTCTGCGCAAGGATGCAGAGGAGAAAATCACGGGTCGGGCCATATATACCGATGACCTGCCCGACGGGGACGTGCTGCATGGCTTCATTGTAACGAGCTCACAGGCCCATGCCCGCATCGTCTCCGTGAATAAGTCCCGAGCATTGGCAACGCCAGGTGTACATGCCGTTCTGACAGGGTACGATTGCCCAACACTCACGGGCGATCCGATTGCGGATAGACCCATCCTCGCTGTGAACAAAGTTCGCTATGCTGGGGAGCCGGTGGCGATTGTCATTGCCGATGAACTGCATCAAGCGATGGCTGCGGCACTGCTCGTGGAAATTGAATACGATTTGCTGCCAGTGGTGCAGTCACCGAAAGTGGCTTTCGCGCCAAGTACTCCGCTCGTGCATCCGCACCTCAATCGGTATCACTGGACGGGAGAGGCCAATCCCAAGCCTGGTACCAATATCGCAACCCACATCCGGATTAAAAAGGGCCATGCAGATGAGATATGGCCGCGCTGCGACGTGACCGTTGAATGTCACATCTCCTTCCCGCAAGCCCATCATGCGGCTATGGAAACCCGTTGTGTCATCGCGGAGATTCTCCCTGGCGGCGACACCGTAATAACGAGCGCCACTCAGTCTCCCTATTCTATTCCTGCGCTCATTGCCGACACGTTTGATGTACCGGAGTCTAGCGTCCGCGTGCATGTGCCGTTTGTTGGCGGCGGGTTCGGGGGAAAGTCCAGCCTTTACATTGAACCCCTTGCTGTAGCCGCGGCGAAGGCGGTGGGGGGGCGTAAAGTCAAAATCCGATGCACGCGTGAGCAAGACATGATGACTCTGCCAGGTCACATTGGACTTGAATCGACCATCCGTCTTGGAGCAACGCGGGACGGACGCATCCTGGTTGCGGACATCACCTATTGGTTCGACTGCGGGGGCTACGCGGACCGGGGTGTCATCGTGACTCGGGCTGCAGCTCAGGATTGTACAGGGCCGTACCGCATTGACCACGTCATCTGCAACGCCTACTCGATGTACACGAATCATCCGCCCACAACTTCCTACAGGGGGTTTGGGCATCCGGAGCAAACCCTTGTGATGGAGCGTGCTGTGGACGAATTGGCGAAAAAACTGGCGCTCGATGCACTTGAGCTGCGCCGCATCAACGCCATTCAACCTGGTGACACGACACCGACCCAGGCGAGGCTCACGCGCAGTTCGGTGGGCAACCTGCCTGTATGTCTAAGTCGTCTGAAGCAACTGCTCGATTGGCAAGGGCCGGTGGTCGAGCAGACCGCATCAGCCATCCGGACAAAAGGCATTGCAGCCGTCTGGAAGACCTCAAGTACGCCGCCGAATGCGAGTTCTGGTGCGGTCGTCCTCGTGCACAGAGACGGACGGGTAACACTGGTTTCCGGCGTCGTAGAAATCGGGCAAGGGACAAAGACCGCACTCGCACAGATGGTGGCAGAAGTGTTCCAGATGCGTTCGGAGGCCGTTGACGTTGTGTTTGAGGTTGATACGAGAGCACATCCTGAACACTGGAAAACTGTGGCGAGCCGTGGAACGCTGCTCGCAGGGAATGCAGCCGTACGCGCTGCCAAAGATGCAGTTCGCCAATTGGCGAGGACCGCAGCTGTGGTCATTCGCTGCAATCCCGAAGACGTGCAGATTGAAGACGGGTTTGCGAGTTGTCGGCATAGAAGCGAGCGGATTCCCATTGGCGAACTCTCGCATGGCTATGTTTTTTCCGACGGTACCTCGGTAGGTCGCATGGTGGTCGGATGTGGCAGCTACACAATCGAAGGCGTCACATCCCTTGATTTTGAAACAGGGGAGGGCGTGCCTGGGCCGGAGTGGACGATTGCAGCTCAGGGGGTGGAAGTCGAATACTTCCCGAAGGACTACACATACCGCGTCACTAGGGCAGTGACAGTGGTCGACGCGGGGGCTGTTGCCAACCCGCAGCTTGCCCTCGGACAAGTCAAGGGCGCCATGAGTATGGGGCTCAGTTTGGCGAGCCGCGAAGGGTTCGTTTACGACGCCATGGGGAGGGTGTCAAATCCGCAATTGCGCGTCTACCCGATTCACCGCTACGGAGACCAACCGATGTATGAAGTAGACTTCGTATTGACTCCACATCTCAGCGCCCCTTTTGGCGTGCGCGGTCTTGGTGAACACGGGCTCATTGGCATGCCGGCTGCGCTTGCCAACGCCTTGACGCTTGCGACCGGAGTGCAGGTCAATCAGATGCCGATGACACCGGAACTGCTCTGGCGTCTGCAAGGAGGGGGGCGGCATTGA
- a CDS encoding FAD binding domain-containing protein: MIAIDFDYTKASSLQDAVWRHTKAMEGGISPLYYAGGTEIITFARLGLVRPDLVIDIKEIAETGVVEVTEPGTSLVTGAGVTLSAITDHPLLSREFPLLQRTVAEIADRTARNKITLGGNICGQIFYREAVLPFLVCDSLIRLVGPKGKRELPIMQVFRETLQLSPGELLVQLVTDETWRRAPFLHVKRRKMGDVGYPVVTATAVRRGGQIRAAFSGVTAFPFRSLSMERALSQEGASTEERVENAVQFLPEREVLDDFEASRGYRRFVFREVLTHILREIGR; the protein is encoded by the coding sequence TTGATTGCGATTGATTTCGATTACACCAAGGCATCATCCCTGCAGGATGCTGTTTGGCGCCACACAAAAGCCATGGAGGGCGGCATCTCTCCTCTGTATTATGCCGGAGGAACGGAAATCATCACGTTTGCTAGGCTCGGTCTGGTTCGTCCGGACCTCGTCATTGACATTAAGGAGATTGCGGAAACAGGCGTCGTTGAAGTCACGGAACCTGGAACTTCACTTGTGACGGGGGCTGGCGTGACACTGTCCGCAATTACGGACCATCCGCTTTTGAGCAGGGAATTTCCGCTGCTGCAACGTACCGTTGCTGAGATAGCGGATCGGACGGCGAGAAACAAAATCACGCTGGGAGGAAACATCTGCGGCCAAATTTTCTACCGCGAGGCTGTGCTTCCGTTTCTCGTTTGCGATAGTCTTATTCGGCTGGTCGGGCCAAAAGGTAAGCGCGAACTACCCATCATGCAGGTTTTTCGCGAGACGCTGCAACTCTCTCCTGGTGAACTGCTCGTCCAGCTCGTCACAGACGAAACGTGGCGACGGGCACCGTTTCTCCACGTCAAGCGGCGGAAGATGGGAGACGTCGGTTACCCGGTTGTGACGGCCACGGCGGTACGCCGGGGTGGGCAGATTCGCGCAGCGTTCAGCGGGGTTACAGCGTTTCCTTTTCGCTCACTCTCAATGGAAAGAGCGCTGAGTCAAGAAGGTGCGAGCACAGAGGAAAGGGTGGAAAATGCGGTGCAATTTCTGCCCGAACGAGAGGTCCTGGATGACTTTGAGGCTTCACGCGGGTATCGGCGCTTTGTTTTTCGAGAAGTACTTACCCACATCCTTCGTGAAATTGGGAGATGA
- a CDS encoding (2Fe-2S)-binding protein — MIPVVVHRRELVLMVNDERRNLVIRPADTLLDVLRSHCRLTGAKPGCENGDCGACTVLVDGLPYKACIMLAVEAERHRVTTVEGLHGELIQETFTDCFAFQCGYCTPGFLTNAYALLRQHGHPDADITKEWLESNICRCTSYEEIEQAVQTACRNI; from the coding sequence ATGATACCCGTGGTCGTTCATCGACGCGAACTCGTCTTGATGGTCAATGACGAACGAAGAAACCTCGTCATCCGTCCAGCAGACACACTGCTCGACGTGTTGCGCAGTCACTGTCGGTTGACAGGCGCGAAACCAGGGTGTGAGAACGGAGACTGCGGCGCTTGTACGGTGCTTGTCGATGGTCTGCCTTACAAAGCCTGTATCATGCTTGCCGTGGAGGCGGAGAGACACCGTGTCACAACCGTGGAAGGGCTCCATGGGGAACTTATTCAGGAGACTTTTACCGACTGTTTCGCATTTCAATGCGGATACTGCACGCCGGGCTTTCTCACCAATGCATATGCACTCCTGCGTCAACACGGCCATCCGGATGCTGATATAACCAAGGAGTGGCTCGAATCCAACATCTGTCGCTGCACGAGCTATGAAGAAATTGAACAGGCGGTTCAGACTGCTTGTAGAAACATTTAA
- a CDS encoding PAS domain S-box protein — protein MLKDAIRTMEDALKQISDINFALDEALIVAITDVRGNIIFANSKFCDISKYSRDELLGQNHRIINSGHHSKDFFRDMWRTIAHGEIWRGEIRNRAKDGSFYWMDTTIVPCLDANDKPYQYVSFRIDITERKRAEEFLRRSDKISAVAQLASGIAHEIRNPLAALKWSVQLIQADGADSGKQVELIISEIERIDSIVSEFMLLSKPEKSHSLQLSQHDIKPILESVANLMRYQANRTRVSLELEVADTLQPIMCDPNQLKQVFINLVKNAIEAMPDGGRLLIAATAGKDEQSVVIRVSDDGMGIPHELLSKIGEPFYTTKDKGTGLGLMVCHQIIESHHGRMSIDSQPNVGTTIEVELPCANPTAVGDRQSV, from the coding sequence ATGCTGAAAGACGCAATCCGAACGATGGAGGACGCCCTCAAGCAGATTAGTGATATTAATTTTGCACTCGATGAAGCATTGATTGTCGCTATCACAGATGTTCGCGGGAATATCATCTTCGCGAACAGCAAGTTCTGTGATATCTCTAAATACAGCCGCGATGAATTGCTCGGCCAGAATCATCGAATTATCAACTCTGGTCACCACTCGAAGGACTTCTTCCGCGACATGTGGCGTACCATCGCACACGGCGAGATATGGCGCGGCGAAATCCGCAACCGAGCAAAAGACGGGTCCTTCTATTGGATGGATACGACGATTGTTCCATGTCTCGACGCAAACGACAAGCCATATCAATACGTCTCATTTCGAATTGACATCACAGAACGCAAGCGTGCTGAGGAATTTTTGCGCCGATCCGATAAAATCTCCGCCGTCGCACAGCTCGCGTCTGGAATCGCTCATGAAATCCGCAACCCGTTGGCTGCACTCAAATGGTCTGTTCAACTCATTCAGGCTGACGGTGCAGACAGCGGCAAACAGGTGGAACTCATCATTTCCGAGATAGAGCGCATTGACTCCATTGTCAGTGAGTTCATGCTGCTGTCTAAGCCGGAAAAGTCCCATAGTCTGCAGCTTTCGCAGCATGACATTAAACCTATTTTGGAATCCGTGGCGAATCTCATGCGCTACCAGGCGAATCGCACAAGGGTAAGTCTGGAACTCGAAGTTGCCGATACGCTGCAGCCCATCATGTGTGACCCGAATCAGTTGAAGCAAGTGTTCATTAATCTTGTCAAGAACGCGATTGAAGCCATGCCGGACGGTGGACGGTTGCTCATCGCTGCGACCGCGGGCAAGGACGAGCAAAGTGTCGTGATTCGTGTTTCTGATGACGGTATGGGAATTCCACACGAACTGCTGTCGAAAATCGGTGAACCATTCTATACCACAAAAGACAAGGGTACTGGCCTTGGACTCATGGTCTGTCACCAAATTATAGAGTCTCATCATGGCCGTATGTCCATTGACAGTCAGCCAAATGTCGGGACCACCATAGAAGTGGAACTCCCCTGTGCCAATCCGACAGCCGTCGGCGACAGGCAGTCCGTTTGA
- a CDS encoding NAD-dependent malic enzyme — MASYTKSGFHVVFRLRIETGTLFSDTYTAISQAGGDIVAMDMHHVEQDFSVRDITVMVRSDAERQQVVAALQNRSGVQVLNYSDRTFLLHLGGKIGTALKMPVKNRDDLSMVYTPGVARICEAIHEDKSKVFQLTIKRNTVAVVTDGSAVLGLGDIGPEAALPVMEGKAMLFKQFADLDAFPIALNTQDPDEIVQIVKAIAPVFGGINLEDISSPRCFEVEDRLRAELDIPVFHDDQHGTAVVMMAGLLNALKIVGKKMEDLYVVVAGVGAAGVACTKILQTAGVRDIVGCDRKGIIDPTQQYDNPIKQWYAEHTNRSGRKGSLADAMRGADVFIGVSGPGILTAEDIQSMAADPIVFAMANPLPEILPEVAEPYVRVMATGRSDYPNQINNVLCFPGIFRGALDVRAREINETMKLAAAQAIANCVPETERNEQYIIPSVFNPQVVESVRKAVAEAAVHTGVARRGLSTGSSASVDEFDDMHVTQ, encoded by the coding sequence ATGGCGAGCTACACGAAGAGTGGATTTCACGTGGTATTTCGGTTGCGGATTGAGACAGGGACCTTGTTTAGTGACACCTATACCGCCATTTCACAAGCAGGCGGCGACATTGTGGCAATGGACATGCATCACGTAGAACAGGACTTTTCGGTCCGTGATATCACTGTCATGGTACGCAGTGACGCAGAGCGTCAACAAGTGGTTGCCGCCCTGCAGAATCGTTCAGGAGTTCAGGTCTTGAACTACTCCGACAGGACCTTCCTACTTCATCTCGGGGGTAAAATTGGTACGGCGCTGAAAATGCCCGTGAAGAACCGCGACGATTTGTCGATGGTTTACACGCCTGGTGTGGCACGCATCTGCGAGGCCATTCATGAAGACAAAAGTAAAGTGTTCCAACTCACCATTAAACGCAATACAGTCGCAGTCGTGACCGATGGCTCGGCTGTCCTCGGCCTCGGTGACATCGGTCCAGAAGCTGCACTTCCCGTGATGGAAGGCAAGGCCATGCTGTTTAAGCAATTTGCCGATCTCGATGCGTTTCCGATTGCCCTAAACACCCAGGACCCGGACGAAATTGTTCAAATTGTGAAGGCGATAGCACCCGTGTTTGGCGGCATTAATCTGGAGGACATTTCGTCTCCGCGATGCTTTGAAGTCGAGGACCGATTGCGCGCGGAGTTGGACATCCCGGTGTTCCACGATGATCAACACGGCACTGCCGTTGTGATGATGGCCGGTCTATTGAATGCACTGAAGATTGTTGGCAAGAAGATGGAGGACCTCTACGTTGTCGTTGCAGGTGTCGGTGCTGCGGGCGTCGCATGTACAAAGATTTTGCAGACCGCGGGTGTAAGGGACATCGTCGGGTGCGATAGGAAAGGCATCATCGATCCGACACAACAGTACGACAATCCCATCAAACAGTGGTATGCAGAGCATACTAACCGCAGTGGGCGCAAAGGCTCACTGGCGGATGCCATGCGGGGAGCAGACGTCTTCATCGGCGTATCCGGACCGGGAATTTTAACTGCCGAAGATATTCAGTCGATGGCCGCCGACCCCATCGTGTTTGCGATGGCGAACCCGTTACCTGAAATCCTTCCCGAAGTTGCCGAACCTTATGTTCGGGTGATGGCGACAGGGCGTTCGGATTACCCGAATCAAATCAACAACGTGCTTTGTTTCCCAGGTATTTTCAGGGGCGCGCTTGATGTGCGGGCACGGGAGATTAATGAAACGATGAAACTGGCCGCAGCTCAGGCGATTGCCAATTGTGTCCCGGAGACGGAGCGCAATGAGCAGTACATTATACCAAGCGTGTTTAACCCCCAAGTGGTTGAGTCCGTTCGTAAAGCTGTGGCAGAAGCTGCAGTTCACACCGGAGTGGCACGGCGCGGGCTCAGCACCGGTTCTAGTGCCTCTGTGGACGAGTTTGATGACATGCACGTAACTCAGTAA
- a CDS encoding Crp/Fnr family transcriptional regulator — MVFLSKVELFRDLPREDLERIGDLAVERRYERGEYVFMEGQTREAIYFVERGLIKVFKVDEEGREQIVNIIGPPQMFPHVGFFDNSPYPGTAEVLTPATLWSIRSMRLDELMTANPQIMKRLMGIMGRRIRQLQSKLQELALFDAHQRVEALLRHFCDEYGHEETDGIHLKLPVTHTELAQMVGMSRESVNRIWNQLRRDGVLDRKKDVWIVSREWAAH, encoded by the coding sequence ATCGTGTTTTTAAGCAAGGTAGAACTGTTTCGTGACTTACCACGGGAGGACCTCGAGCGGATCGGCGATTTGGCTGTGGAAAGGCGGTATGAGCGCGGAGAATATGTGTTCATGGAGGGACAGACGCGCGAAGCCATCTATTTTGTCGAGCGAGGACTCATCAAAGTATTTAAAGTGGATGAAGAAGGCCGTGAACAAATCGTCAATATCATCGGACCGCCGCAGATGTTTCCTCACGTCGGTTTTTTTGACAATAGTCCGTATCCAGGTACCGCGGAGGTTCTCACGCCGGCGACGTTGTGGTCTATTCGCAGCATGAGGCTAGACGAATTGATGACTGCCAACCCGCAAATTATGAAACGGCTGATGGGCATCATGGGACGGCGGATTCGACAATTGCAGAGCAAACTGCAGGAATTGGCTTTGTTTGATGCGCACCAGCGCGTTGAGGCGTTGTTGCGTCATTTTTGCGATGAATACGGTCACGAGGAGACGGATGGTATTCATCTCAAACTGCCCGTTACGCACACAGAACTCGCCCAGATGGTTGGCATGAGCCGGGAGTCCGTCAATCGCATCTGGAACCAATTGCGACGAGATGGCGTGCTCGACAGAAAAAAGGACGTGTGGATTGTCAGTCGCGAGTGGGCGGCGCACTGA